The genome window GCCTGTGAGGGGAGGGGCACCAGAGAGAGAACTGCAGAGAAAAAAACACTACAGTATGGTCTGGAACACAATGTCACAGAAGTACATGGGCACTGATAAACAAAGGGGACGAAGACAAAGATACCCCTGGACTTTTGGAGAACAAGGATTTATTGAAGGAAAGTGAATTATTGTAATGGAgtaaaaagagagggagagagagaaggagagagaagggaaaatGTTGCACACACTTAATGTTTTAACTGTCAAATGTCCAAGAGCCACACGAAAGCACTTCCCTGtgtatctccttctctccaGTTGTGTTTTTACATTGTGCTCTGTACAGTATATTAGGTGGGGCAGCAATAGTGACGTACAGTAAGTGTAAATTACCTTATGCCAGAAGGAATGTGTACATGAGTCTCTTTTCTGTCATTGCATGTAGCTAGGCACTTATTCTAAACTGGTGGAACTTTTGGCTCTATTTTTAGTATTCATCCCCTCTTTTGTATCCGAGGGGCATTCTATATGCATGAGACCAGCGATTTTAGTGTTCTATTATGTTTATTATGATCAACTGTattgttattatgattattgaTGTCCGTTTGTtgataattatataattaaatgaaaatattatttgtattattttttttacattttcatgGTATGGCTGTCATTTTtgagttctttttttttaatttccaaCTTAAACTTGTGAAACAAGAtgcaaacaaagacaaaaaaatttgaaaataaattataatctTTTTGCTAAACACTTCGCCCCTCCTTCTTATCCTtcaacccccccgccccaaacCCCACACACCCTTCTCGTCCACATACATTCAGACTtgccctttctttctctttgttttATACAAGTCACTCATGCACAAAGCATATCAAATTCCTgcttcttctccccctcccccctctcttccaaactccccctccctctctgggtGAGTGTGGCTAATGGGAGACACATGGGATGGGGAGAGCACACCGCCAGCGAGCCGCGGTGCTCCAATGCACACCAGCCGTCCCAAAGAGCTAGCATTCCATACCATACTGTAAaagtaggggtggggggggtggaggcagagagaggagaaatgaaaggatagagagagaaggagttgAAAGAGTGTGATTTACACATGCTGTTGAGCgctcagggctgtgtgtgtgtgtgtgtgtgtgtgtgtgtgtgtgtgtgtgtgtgtgtgtgtgtgtgtgtgtgtgtgtctgtgtgtgtgtgtctgtgtctctgtgtgtgagagggcatgtgtgtgtgtgtgtgtcctctctgtGGCCCGTGCATTCCACCTTCTGCCTAGATACAGGCCTGAAGTGGAGATTAACCATGGACTTTTAAGGGCCACGCCACAGTCTGGCTGCAGCGCTCTCATTACCCGTCATAATCATATATCCTCAGGTCCTGTGCCCTCATCTGTCAGCCACGGAGCCTTCAGAACGTTAGCCAATTAGCTAACTGTCATTAGGGCAATTTAAATGCTAATTAGCTGTGttgttaatttgtttaattggTTTGTGGTTTATTATACAAGCAAGACTCGTGTCTATCAGGGTTTAAAAACGTTTTCTGTATCCATTAACTTACACATAATATTATATACGGGACATGTTCAGGTTATAGTCAGGCCGGAGGTTTCTTTTTTCCATGCTGTTGAAAGTCACCTTGAATAAGTGTGTCAACATAATGTAAAGTAGCGAGATAAATCTAATTTTACCCTCTGGTGACAGTACATCTGGGAGATATTCTTAGCAGTCCATCAGTCATTTGCTGGGTGAGGGGGACAGTGCCAGAGTTATGGATGATAAATGGGGGTATACCTTGTGTTAGCTCTGGCCCCTGCTTTATATCACTGCCCAGTGACATTTATCACAAGTTTTCATGTTTATATCCATTGAAATGCAGCTAGATTGTTAATATTGTTATTGGGATCTGTGAGTGCTTGCCTTTCTTGCAGTACATGAGAAAAAGTCGACGTATAACCAACAATAGCCCCCATGATCTGTCTATTGAACGGTGGCACATGCAGCCAACTACAGAATGGATACCCGGATGTGGTATCAAATTACACCACATATGGATAAACTGATATATTATTCATTATTGAATGAGAATTGGTATTTCTTTGGGGTAAACGTTGGCGATAGAAAGCTGCCTTAATACGATAATGTGAATGAACTGCTGCTTTTATATAGTGACTGCCCTCTGCTGGAGTAAATGGCGTCCATTCCCCATCCTATTCGGATTTACAAAGATTCCAATTCCGAAGCATCATTTGATGCATTCAGTGTAAACACTGAAGGAATCCATACACGTGTTCCTACTTGTCTGTAACACTTTAATGTGTAGAATATCTGTAATAGAATAGAGCTTGAATTCTTTGGGGGAGAAATAAACGGATATCAATTATTGTGATCTGCAGTTGTGCAATATCTTTaagtatacatatatttttttacaatgtcACACTTTGGAAATTATGAGGCATGCACATTCATAACAAATAGAGGACATGTGAACCAATGCAACACAGCGAGTTCAGTTGGACTTTTCACTCTTATAATAATGAATTTACAACACAGGCCTGTAGGACAGCTAAAGCCATTCCACCGTGCACATTAAACAGCGTACTCAGTCTTAACAATACACTCATTCATACAGGCATATTTTCTCTCTTGTGTATACACCGCATGTGCCTGCCAAGGGACTCCATCCATTTGAAAGACTTTCCACAGTAATTACATATAAAGTGTTTCCCTTCGGTGTGTATAGTCTGGTGTCTGTTCAGCGCGCTTGTGGTTATAAAGGTTTTTCGACATATATCACATCTGTACGGtctctcccctgtgtgtgtcctgatGTGCGCGGCCAGGTGGGAGCAGTTGCTGAAACGTTtttcacacacagaacaacaataCGGCCTGTCTTTGTTTTCCTCGCCGTTGTTTTGGTAGGGGTGGAACGGCAACACGGCATCTTGCAGATTATTTTTCAGACTGGAGGGGGACGAGATAAAATCTTTGATGTCCGAATCCAGCCCGTCCAGCTGCTCCTCGTCGGGGCTCATCCAGAACTCTCTATGCGTTGCCTTCTGCTGTTCCTTCTTGACCAGCAGCGAAGGCTCCGGCTGCTCCTGCTCCATACTGCTGCCCTCATCCGTCTCGCAGTGCGGCGTCTCGGAGGCCTCCACTGCAGGGACAGGGGGGATTGATTGATGGTGCGGCTGCTGATGGGTGTGCAGTGGCTGTGTGACGGAGCACCTCTCCGTCCGAGGGACTGAAGGAGAGACAAAGGATCGGGTTCGCTTACATCAAATGACACACATAGGCTACACTGtaatacacacgcacgcgaCAGTATAAAGAAGTATGCCAAACAAATAATAGTAAAATACATGTGCATGTGATATTtgtggaaaaaaacacaaaaacaacagcacACTGGATCGATTCAAACCGACCTGACTTCAGGATCTTGATTTGCATCCGCAGCCGACTGATCTCTAGGTCTTTGGAACGGCAGATCTCTTCCTTGTAATCAGATATAGTTTTTTCAACAGCCCCGAATATTTCCTCAGCTGCCGCAGTCAGTCTCGCATTTAGAAATACCCGAAGCGACTGCATCATGGTATTTTTCTTTTGCCGAAGATAAATTGCTTTCGGCGGTGCTCCGCGACGTATTCTTGCGACTCCTATGAACGTCACGCTTCACTTGTAAACACGGACGTGAGAATGCCACGCAAAGCGACCACAACGCGACGTGTTGCactaccgccacctactggtatGGGGTGCAGATGTCAAGCTGTAGTTGTTTGGACTATAATAAATAGAAACTCGGGTATTTTAGAATTATATCGTCTTATCATGAAGTATTCCATCTTAACAATTCGATTTTGAAGTCGAGATAAATGAGTCAAATTGACTGCAATACAGCCAGGTATAATTGTCACAGAAACACTCAGAATAGACATAACATAATCCGGCAAGGAACAATCTTGATTTGCTAGTGGTCTTTTAAAATTGTCCTTGACTGTCTGGTGGCATCATTGAATGCATTTGCAAAACTATAAAAGATCTGACAGCACTGACTAATTCAATAGGTTCTGTCAACTCATATTTTACGTGGTTATTATTACCCACATATAGGCTTAAGTAACTGTGGAAGCTTTCATATTTTGACAATGCACAACTGAATGCCTTTATTAGGAATGGCTGTATAATCTTAATATTTGTAATGTGCTTGAAGGGTAAAAAGATTAGTCCCTCCCCTGTGATATGGGTCCCTGCCATGTCTGGTGTCATAGGATCCTCCTCAGTGTTCAGGCCCTGGATAAATATAGCAGGCCTATGACGGCTGCACTGCATGGCATTGTCTTCACAGGCCCTAGCATGTGTAATGGGACACCCACTCTTACGCCATTTACACTCACTGAGCACCCTCAACCAGTGCTAGCAAGACTCAAAATACAAAGTACAGATGCCCCATTGGCCATTATTTAAAGGAATAGGATCTAAATaggatggtgtgtgtttgtgtgtggaggggtACCTACGTGTATGCCTATGTGTCATAAATGTGCATGCACTTTTATGACCAAACAAATTTCCCAACTCCAGGATAATAAAGTATACTTTGACTTTGATGATTATACCTTTTCTAGAGGACACACAATGTAATGTATATAAAATGTTATCATTggcaaataaatgtaataagaACCAAACATGACCCATGAAACCAGTCTCTTAACTGTTTATTACAATGTTCTCAGTCTTCCCCTTCTACATCAAGGGCCGTAATACAATATGATTGACATTATGGGAAACCTCCCTCTTGGCCACACATCCCATACGGGAGGGGGACATCTAACGTATAcgagaagaaaagaaaacacatagAGCAtcacaatcaaatcaaatcagatTGACAACAGCTCTGACACTGTAACCAAGTCCGTAAACTTTTCAAGTAGCATAATTGACGTTTTGCATTAAGGTCTAATTTTTGGGTGCAAAGCTATTGCCTGAGCCTGGTATTTATCATGCACAAGTGCACTTTCGTTAGACCAAACCAATTGTTTTCTCCAGTGCATTACAGTGCATGTTTCCACCTGCCCCTTATATTAACAACAAAATACCTAAACCAAAACTGGCGGGAATGACATCACAAACACTTAGTAGTATAAAGGGTGAGGAGAAGGTGGTGTTAAGTGAAAAGGGACTGAAACATGGTTATTCTGAAAGGAATAGGCCTCTCGTCTGGAGTTGGTCAAACCGCCGAAGCCGTGTTTGGAAGTCTAGACGTTGGCATTGATGATCTCAACAAACTCGGCCTTAAGGGAAGCTCCGCCCACGAGGAAGCCATCAACGTCCTTCTGGGAGGCCAGCTCCTTGCAGGTGCTGCCggtcacggagcctgaggttgAAGAAATATTACAAAGTCGTTATGGAGCCGGCACAGTGAGTGAACCAGTGACAGTTATATACAATTTTATTAAAGGATTCAGGAGTAATAATTCCTTTGTACTGGCCATACAAAGCAATAAAgtctcaaataaattgtaatggGAAATTTCAAAACAGAAATATTCTCTCCACTAAAACAACCAACGAAACATGATTCAATGCGTGGGATGCTCACCTCCATAGATGATCCTGACAGAGTTAGCCACTGCCTCCGACACGTTGGTCTTCATCCACGCCCTCAGTTTGTCATGGACCTCCTGAGCCTGAGGGGCAGCGAGATacagacagcagagagagagatacagagagatacagacagagacagagacagagacagagacagagacagagacagagacagagacagagacagagacagagacaggatgAGAGAAAGTGATGGATAATGGAGAGCTACAGGTCTGGTTCAACTGATCCATTGGACCTCTACCTGTGCAGGGGAGGCGGTCTTGCCGGTTCCGATGGCCCACACGGGCTCATAGGCGAGCACAACCTTGCTCCAGTCCTTGACATTGTCTAGAAAAAGACAATTACAAATCAAAAAGGATATTTTAATAAGGTACTTGAAAGCTTTCTTAAGGGCACTGTAGGCAAGATTTAAGATCTATTGTAATTTGTAAAACTGGCACAGCCATCCATCAGCTTTTAGCGATTGAAATGTTTTGAGTCTGATCTGTTTCGAGTTGACTGCGCCTGCCTCCGTTTCCAATTTAGATTTGAGACGGCTCCAGGCTCTTTTCTGACCATTCAGGGCATCCCTTTcctgattggtttggggaatTAATCTTGCCtttcaatcacaggtgtgtaaAATGTAGTGCAGAGAAagtagggagggagcagagaggttggctccccctccctccctccctccctccctccctctccctccccctccctaatGATTCGTTAACCAGACACATAATATTACGCTTAttacaacaataaaacacaattttatccTCATTCCAAGTAGATTTTCATGAGAGATATTGATATAGAAGGCAGAAGTACCTGCGATGACTTTGGTCTGAGCAAACACAACCTTCTCTGTGATGCCAGCCTCCCTCTCGTCCAGCTTTTCCCCGATGCAGGCAATCACACCCAGGCCGTTCTCCAGAGCGTGGGCCGTCTTCTGGCCAATGAGCTGTCACCAAACGGAGGTAAACTTGGATGTAAGCGTGTAATCTAGAGTATTAACAGTCAATATTGCAGCACAACACATTTGAAAAACGTGTGTAAAGACGCATTCAGCCAAGGTTCCTATCTGCCTTTCCGTGAAAATCGACCAAAGTAAATCTGGGTTTTCAGATAATATAACTAAATAATGATAAATTGTTAAACAAAGTGAACAAATACACTTTGAGTAAAAACTCACGTAGCGTAAATGTGCTTTTCAACACTTCTAGATTGAGAGCAACAGACAATCATATCTTATAATTTTTCGCAACTGGCATTtcaccaatttttttttcacatttgatGACTTTAATCAGTTGTGCGTCAGAAATGTAAGGGGCAGTAACAAAGTAATAGATGTATTGCTGGAGAAGTAATTGAAAAACCGTAACGGTAATAAGACTTGATAAGAAAAGATCACGAAGAGGTACCTCATCGCTCTCTCCGAACACGTGACGTCGCTCAGAGTGTCCCAGGATCACCCAGTTCACTCCAACATCCTTGATCATCGCAGGGCTGTAGatgcaataaaacacacacgacCTCCATCAACACTTAATGCTTGATTTGCATAAAGATGGAGAGGGGTCGTTATCTCAAGATTCGTGGACCATACCTAATCTCCCCAGTGAAGGCACCCTTGGCCACTTTGTAGCAGTTCTGAGCAGCCACACCAAGCTTGGCGTCCATCTTGGATCTGACAAAATCCAGGTAGATGGCTGGTGATCCGCACACAACCTCTGGAAGTTCAATGGGCAAGAAGACAGTCCTTGAGGATGCATGATGGTATTTAATATGGTGTTTAAAGAAGGGTTGAGCCCATTACCCATGATTCTAATTGGGCTAAGCAACAAAGTTGCTCTGTACAGCAATCGAAAGAATTAAGCAACACACAAAGtatttgacagacagacagacacacaggcacacacactgacacaagcaAGGGGTAGTGGCTCAAGCAAAGAAAGAAAGCCATATCAGTCAGTACTGTATATTCTACAAAGTTCAAGTAGAATGAGAAAGTGAAATTCAAGAGGTAACCATATCTTGAAGAAACATACAGTTCTATATTAAACATCCAAAATATGGGCCAAGTAAAGGTCATATGGTCATATTCTCAGAGTTACGGAAGGTCTAAGTTCACCCTCTAAAGGTCTCTTGCACGACCCGCATACTGAAGCGGTCACGCAAAAGGCAGAGCACAAAGTTCAAAGGTCGATTACAGGATCAACTTTAAAGTCATGCACAGAGCAAACCCTGCCAGATTGTGAAATAGACCAAACGGAGTTTTAAAAATCAATGGAGtgatggtggtgagggaggCTACAGTACGCGTATGGGCGACGTCATGAGGCCATATCCTGCGGGGCACTTGTATGGGGCGGATAGTGTAATAGAGCAAGGTTCAAGGATGTTGTGCCGTACATACTGCATTGTATGCTCTTAACACAATGCAGGTTTTTTAATATAATGGTTTACGTTGTGTACCAATAAATAT of Gadus macrocephalus chromosome 11, ASM3116895v1 contains these proteins:
- the LOC132467648 gene encoding zinc finger protein 112-like isoform X1 yields the protein MMQSLRVFLNARLTAAAEEIFGAVEKTISDYKEEICRSKDLEISRLRMQIKILKSVPRTERCSVTQPLHTHQQPHHQSIPPVPAVEASETPHCETDEGSSMEQEQPEPSLLVKKEQQKATHREFWMSPDEEQLDGLDSDIKDFISSPSSLKNNLQDAVLPFHPYQNNGEENKDRPYCCSVCEKRFSNCSHLAAHIRTHTGERPYRCDICRKTFITTSALNRHQTIHTEGKHFICNYCGKSFKWMESLGRHMRCIHKRENMPV
- the LOC132467648 gene encoding zinc finger protein 674-like isoform X2, encoding MMQSLRVFLNARLTAAAEEIFGAVEKTISDYKEEICRSKDLEISRLRMQIKILKSVEASETPHCETDEGSSMEQEQPEPSLLVKKEQQKATHREFWMSPDEEQLDGLDSDIKDFISSPSSLKNNLQDAVLPFHPYQNNGEENKDRPYCCSVCEKRFSNCSHLAAHIRTHTGERPYRCDICRKTFITTSALNRHQTIHTEGKHFICNYCGKSFKWMESLGRHMRCIHKRENMPV
- the tpi1b gene encoding triosephosphate isomerase B; this encodes MSRKFFVGGNWKMNGDKKSLGELIQTLNTAKLDANVEVVCGSPAIYLDFVRSKMDAKLGVAAQNCYKVAKGAFTGEISPAMIKDVGVNWVILGHSERRHVFGESDELIGQKTAHALENGLGVIACIGEKLDEREAGITEKVVFAQTKVIADNVKDWSKVVLAYEPVWAIGTGKTASPAQAQEVHDKLRAWMKTNVSEAVANSVRIIYGGSVTGSTCKELASQKDVDGFLVGGASLKAEFVEIINANV